In one Dreissena polymorpha isolate Duluth1 chromosome 7, UMN_Dpol_1.0, whole genome shotgun sequence genomic region, the following are encoded:
- the LOC127837668 gene encoding uncharacterized protein LOC127837668 isoform X2 codes for MGAHLECIMFFFKPILLFHVAVFVFDDPIIVFADYTCYCSYENQQDVFDNLNTTGLPIGFIHLGDCLPQNNLSTDNNSSLPVDFNGEIGFMKDGPNVILSTCLGYPPPAVIKADVTNTPLRFLGIGYNLLTGNPTSSPDTGLLMDKRILTFTSIASQIREASVSMSASCTRTVSHYLVHGSRSLQEELKTQVHASVSHPTRIIDNAFIFNRDIHSLKANLESGQIIYHDAISKCRSGAAYFHGNLQAHGNIFSISDEFVKAFCHLPFDNSSASPFMQFFEDWGTSVVMSAEFGTLSLSRFGESLAELFQRVHSRDQSLLVHSGWYNGYSSSYVFDSSRYNASAAMHEHLPQHVAMETGSTSDPAPIAFTIVPITDVISSDYFLKALDKLLAQQICRGEIFTRGKDVITRVASDMLETYSEYKLQTTQYSNARTDFTLQVPVTWPTGTYGMMKTSSGCPTGGAAWQSGWRYQDTEDQSPSNQYTAGIEGYLAGSFANNNLRTEFCMKTQAHFTDFDVNWPSGTYCILKQGSCPPGFQIGYLYWDDDDDSNKDGAGGTLPDGSYTENTGIYYCGRNDGSPYSSITLPTDRPFVLVRYGDTCQAVHGMHVRELFLRWDDEDTNNQDSGWGIRPFDDGGGNNHALRFCYYYSY; via the exons ATGGGAGCTCATTTGGAATGCATTATGTTTTTCTTCAAACCGATCTTACTTTTTCATGTAGCAGTTTTTGTATTCGACGACCCGATTATTGTTTTTGCGGATTACACATGCTACTGCTCCTATGAGAACCAGCAGGATGTGTTTGACAATCTAAATACAACTGGACTTCCGATTGGATTTATTCACCTGGGCGACTGCCTACCTCAGAATAATCTGAGTACGGACAACAACTCGTCATTGCCAGTAGACTTCAATGGTGAG ATTGGATTTATGAAAGACGGACCGAATGTTATATTATCCACCTGTCTTGGTTATCCTCCGCCAGCTGTAATAAAAG CCGATGTTACCAATACACCACTAAGGTTTTTGGGTATAGGGTACAATTTGTTAACCGGCAATCCGACAAGTTCACCTGACACTGGTCTTCTCATGGACAAAAGAATCCTGACG TTTACAAGCATAGCATCACAGATCAGGGAAGCCAGCGTATCGATGAGCGCGTCATGCACGCGCACTGTTTCCCACTATCTCGTGCATGGTTCCCGGTCTCTGCAGGAGGAACTTAAAACACAAGTACACGCATCTG TCTCACATCCAACACGGATTATTGACAACGCATTTATCTTCAATCGGG ATATTCATTCTCTAAAAGCCAATCTAGAAAGCGGTCAGATCATCTACCATGACGCCATTAGCAAATGCAGGAGTGGGGCGGCTTACTTTCATGGCAACCTCCAAGCTCATGGAAACATTTTCAGTATTTCTGATGAATTCGTCAAGGCGTTCTGCCATCTTCCCTTTGATAATAGTTCAGCGTCTCCCTTCATGCAATTCTTTGAAGACTGGGGCACA AGTGTTGTGATGTCTGCAGAGTTTGGCACATTATCATTGTCTCGTTTCGGAGAAAGCTTGGCAGAATTGTTTCAACGTGTACATTCAAGG GACCAAAGTCTGCTAGTACACAGTGGCTGGTACAACGGTTATTCCTCCTCGTACGTATTCGACTCCAGTAGATACAATGCAAGTGCGGCCATGCATGAGCACCTTCCGCAACATGTTGCTATGGAAACTGGTTCAACTTCTGATCCTGCACCAATTGCGTTCACCATCGTACCTATAACGGACGTTATAAGCTCAGACTATTTCTTAAAG GCTCTGGATAAGTTATTAGCTCAACAAATATGTCGTGGGGAAATATTTACAAGAGGAAAAGACGTAATAACAAGAGTGGCGTCAGATATGCTGGAGACATACTCGGAATACAAACTGCAAACTACACAATATAGCAACGCTCGTACAG ACTTCACCTTGCAAGTGCCGGTCACGTGGCCAACAGGGACTTACGGTATGATGAAGACTTCCTCTGGATGTCCGACAGGGGGTGCCGCGTGGCAGTCGGGCTGGAGGTACCAAGATACCGAGGACCAAAGCCCGTCAAACCAATACACGGCCGGGATTGAAGGATACCTCGCTG GTTCATTTGCTAACAATAACTTGCGAACGGAGTTCTGCATGAAAACGCAAGCGCACTTTACCGATTTTGACGTGAATTGGCCAAGTGGAACATATTGCATCTTGAAACAAGGAAGCTGTCCTCCGG GGTTTCAGATCGGTTATCTTTAttgggatgatgatgacgacaGCAACAAAGACGGCGCTGGGGGAACACTTCCTGACGGCAGCTACACAGAAAATACAGGCATTTACTACTGCGGCAG AAACGATGGTTCCCCATATTCGTCGATTACGCTACCTACGGACCGACCATTCGTGCTTGTTCGTTACGGAGACACGTGTCAGGCCGTGCACGGGATGCACGTGCGGGAACTTTTCTTGAGATGGGACGACGAAGACACCAACAACCAAGACAGTGGTTGGGGAATACGTCCGTTTGATGACGGCGGTGGCAACAATCACGCACTGCGATTTTGTTACTACTACAGCTATTAA
- the LOC127837670 gene encoding WD repeat-containing protein 46-like isoform X2 has product MEANVTKRFKKPIKMRTYSDKDGQQKTQQVFKIDISKTERHRKWQMKKQRQAQGEQRKLQHRKHMREQQDPFPGDAPIPKERIQKYERGEHIKDTGTRTGQGSRKLAEQEKKLQFAARQAARTEILLHEEAGFLEADEGEDTTSITQHDLAGVVDITSAQKFFELKLPDFGPYSVNYTRNGRFLLMGGVKGHVAAIDWMTKKLLCEVNVMETVNDVKWLHQETMFAVAQRQWTYMYDNQGIELHCLKKLDCVLRMEFLPFHFLLASANSKGYLSYIDVSIGEKVAGYSTQMGRLDVMCQNPSNAIVTLGHSGGTVTMWCPKLKEPVVKMLCHQSGVRSVAIEQAGQYMATSGIDRTLKIWDLRTYKMLHSYKVPMGAGQMAFSQQGLLATGMGNIVQVYKDSCRQEVKAPYLTHNLTSSVRSLQFCPYEDVLGVGHSTGFSSLIIPGAGEANFDALESNPYQTKQQRKEAEVKMLLEKIPSDMIHLDSSMIVQVDKKGLQETIEEHNKIKYLKPQKMEYEPRYKAKGKSRGQKVVQQKKGVIEEQKREIIKEALVEKQTGNRAKEVNKHRQGNVLDRFKRKVD; this is encoded by the exons ATGGAGGCCAACGTTACAAAG AGATTCAAAAAGCCAATCAAGATGAGAACATATTCTGACAAAGATGGGCAACAAAAGACTCAGCAGgtgttcaaaattgacattagCAAAACCGAGAGACACAGAAAATGGCAGATGAAAAAGCAACGTCAGGCGCAGGGAGAACAGAGGAAACTGCAACACAGAAAACACATGCGAGAG CAACAGGATCCATTTCCTGGGGATGCACCCATACCCAAGGAACGCATACAGAAATATGAGCGTGGGGAACACATCAAAGAC ACGGGTACCCGTACAGGTCAAGGGTCGAGGAAGCTGGCTGAGCAGGAGAAGAAGCTGCAGTTTGCTGCCAGACAGGCTGCCCGCACAGAGATCCTGCTCCATGAAGAGGCAGG GTTCCTAGAGGCAGATGAGGGTGAGGACACGACCTCCATCACACAACACGACCTGGCAGGGGTGGTGGACATCACTAGCGCCCAGAAA TTTTTCGAGTTAAAGCTCCCTGACTTTGGCCCCTACAGTGTCAACTACACTCGTAACGGGCGGTTCCTACTGATGGGAGGGGTCAAAGGTCATGTGGCGGCCATTGATTGGATGACCAAGAAGCTTCTGTGTGAGGTTAACGTCATGGAAACGGTCAATGATGTCAA GTGGCTGCACCAGGAGACAATGTTCGCTGTCGCCCAGAGACAGTGGACCTACATGTACGACAACCAAGGCATAGAGCTGCATTGTCTTAAGAAGCTggactgcgtactgcgcatggaGTTCCTGCCCTTTCACTTCCTCCTGGCCTCAGCG AACTCGAAGGGCTACCTGTCATACATTGACGTGTCTATAGGGGAGAAGGTGGCAGGGTACAGCACACAGATGGGCAGACTGGATGTCATGTGTCAGAATCCCAGCAATGCCATAGTCACCCTTGGGCATTCTGGCG GCACAGTCACAATGTGGTGTCCAAAGCTGAAGGAGCCAGTGGTCAAGATGCTCTGCCATCAGTCAGGCGTGCGGTCAGTGGCCATAGAGCAGGCTGGACA GTACATGGCCACATCAGGTATAGACCGCACCCTGAAGATCTGGGACCTCCGTACCTACAAGATGCTGCACTCCTACAAGGTGCCCATGGGGGCAGGGCAGATGGCCTTCAGTCAGCAAGGGCTACTGGCCACAGGCATGGGCAATATTGTACAG GTGTATAAAGACAGCTGTAGACAGGAAGTGAAGGCTCCCTACCTTACCCACAATCTCACATCGTCTGTACGCAGTCTGCAGTTTTGTCCATATGAAGATGTTCTTGGAGTAGGGCACAGCACTGGCTTTAGCAGTCTTATCATACCAG GTGCTGGAGAGGCAAACTTTGATGCCCTGGAGAGCAATCCATACCAAACCAAGCAACAGAGAAAGGAAGCGGAAGTGAAAATGCTGCTTGAAAAG ATTCCTTCTGATATGATACACCTGGACTCAAGCATGATTGTTCAGGTGGACAAGAAGGGACTCCAGGAAACAATAGAGGAACACAACAAGATCAAG tatttgaAGCCCCAAAAGATGGAGTATGAGCCCCGTTACAAGGCAAAGGGAAAATCTAGGGGCCAGAAAGTCGTGCAGCAAAAGAAAGGGGTGATTGAAGAGCAGAAAAGGGAGATTATAAAGGAAGCTCTTGTGGAGAAACAAACCGGCAATCGTGCAAAGGAAGTGAAtaaacatagacaaggaaatgtTTTGGACAGATTTAAGCGAAAGGTCGATTAA
- the LOC127837668 gene encoding uncharacterized protein LOC127837668 isoform X1, with amino-acid sequence MGAHLECIMFFFKPILLFHVAVFVFDDPIIVFADYTCYCSYENQQDVFDNLNTTGLPIGFIHLGDCLPQNNLSTDNNSSLPVDFNGEIGFMKDGPNVILSTCLGYPPPAVIKADVTNTPLRFLGIGYNLLTGNPTSSPDTGLLMDKRILTFTSIASQIREASVSMSASCTRTVSHYLVHGSRSLQEELKTQVHASVSHPTRIIDNAFIFNRDIHSLKANLESGQIIYHDAISKCRSGAAYFHGNLQAHGNIFSISDEFVKAFCHLPFDNSSASPFMQFFEDWGTVSINNIHISSVVMSAEFGTLSLSRFGESLAELFQRVHSRDQSLLVHSGWYNGYSSSYVFDSSRYNASAAMHEHLPQHVAMETGSTSDPAPIAFTIVPITDVISSDYFLKALDKLLAQQICRGEIFTRGKDVITRVASDMLETYSEYKLQTTQYSNARTDFTLQVPVTWPTGTYGMMKTSSGCPTGGAAWQSGWRYQDTEDQSPSNQYTAGIEGYLAGSFANNNLRTEFCMKTQAHFTDFDVNWPSGTYCILKQGSCPPGFQIGYLYWDDDDDSNKDGAGGTLPDGSYTENTGIYYCGRNDGSPYSSITLPTDRPFVLVRYGDTCQAVHGMHVRELFLRWDDEDTNNQDSGWGIRPFDDGGGNNHALRFCYYYSY; translated from the exons ATGGGAGCTCATTTGGAATGCATTATGTTTTTCTTCAAACCGATCTTACTTTTTCATGTAGCAGTTTTTGTATTCGACGACCCGATTATTGTTTTTGCGGATTACACATGCTACTGCTCCTATGAGAACCAGCAGGATGTGTTTGACAATCTAAATACAACTGGACTTCCGATTGGATTTATTCACCTGGGCGACTGCCTACCTCAGAATAATCTGAGTACGGACAACAACTCGTCATTGCCAGTAGACTTCAATGGTGAG ATTGGATTTATGAAAGACGGACCGAATGTTATATTATCCACCTGTCTTGGTTATCCTCCGCCAGCTGTAATAAAAG CCGATGTTACCAATACACCACTAAGGTTTTTGGGTATAGGGTACAATTTGTTAACCGGCAATCCGACAAGTTCACCTGACACTGGTCTTCTCATGGACAAAAGAATCCTGACG TTTACAAGCATAGCATCACAGATCAGGGAAGCCAGCGTATCGATGAGCGCGTCATGCACGCGCACTGTTTCCCACTATCTCGTGCATGGTTCCCGGTCTCTGCAGGAGGAACTTAAAACACAAGTACACGCATCTG TCTCACATCCAACACGGATTATTGACAACGCATTTATCTTCAATCGGG ATATTCATTCTCTAAAAGCCAATCTAGAAAGCGGTCAGATCATCTACCATGACGCCATTAGCAAATGCAGGAGTGGGGCGGCTTACTTTCATGGCAACCTCCAAGCTCATGGAAACATTTTCAGTATTTCTGATGAATTCGTCAAGGCGTTCTGCCATCTTCCCTTTGATAATAGTTCAGCGTCTCCCTTCATGCAATTCTTTGAAGACTGGGGCACAGTAAGCATCAACAATATTCACATATCA AGTGTTGTGATGTCTGCAGAGTTTGGCACATTATCATTGTCTCGTTTCGGAGAAAGCTTGGCAGAATTGTTTCAACGTGTACATTCAAGG GACCAAAGTCTGCTAGTACACAGTGGCTGGTACAACGGTTATTCCTCCTCGTACGTATTCGACTCCAGTAGATACAATGCAAGTGCGGCCATGCATGAGCACCTTCCGCAACATGTTGCTATGGAAACTGGTTCAACTTCTGATCCTGCACCAATTGCGTTCACCATCGTACCTATAACGGACGTTATAAGCTCAGACTATTTCTTAAAG GCTCTGGATAAGTTATTAGCTCAACAAATATGTCGTGGGGAAATATTTACAAGAGGAAAAGACGTAATAACAAGAGTGGCGTCAGATATGCTGGAGACATACTCGGAATACAAACTGCAAACTACACAATATAGCAACGCTCGTACAG ACTTCACCTTGCAAGTGCCGGTCACGTGGCCAACAGGGACTTACGGTATGATGAAGACTTCCTCTGGATGTCCGACAGGGGGTGCCGCGTGGCAGTCGGGCTGGAGGTACCAAGATACCGAGGACCAAAGCCCGTCAAACCAATACACGGCCGGGATTGAAGGATACCTCGCTG GTTCATTTGCTAACAATAACTTGCGAACGGAGTTCTGCATGAAAACGCAAGCGCACTTTACCGATTTTGACGTGAATTGGCCAAGTGGAACATATTGCATCTTGAAACAAGGAAGCTGTCCTCCGG GGTTTCAGATCGGTTATCTTTAttgggatgatgatgacgacaGCAACAAAGACGGCGCTGGGGGAACACTTCCTGACGGCAGCTACACAGAAAATACAGGCATTTACTACTGCGGCAG AAACGATGGTTCCCCATATTCGTCGATTACGCTACCTACGGACCGACCATTCGTGCTTGTTCGTTACGGAGACACGTGTCAGGCCGTGCACGGGATGCACGTGCGGGAACTTTTCTTGAGATGGGACGACGAAGACACCAACAACCAAGACAGTGGTTGGGGAATACGTCCGTTTGATGACGGCGGTGGCAACAATCACGCACTGCGATTTTGTTACTACTACAGCTATTAA
- the LOC127837670 gene encoding WD repeat-containing protein 46-like isoform X1 — MEANVTKPFVKKKQNMKRYFMEGDGKELSTNKASKDMKKHSPEKKGSKPIGEKRFKKPIKMRTYSDKDGQQKTQQVFKIDISKTERHRKWQMKKQRQAQGEQRKLQHRKHMREQQDPFPGDAPIPKERIQKYERGEHIKDTGTRTGQGSRKLAEQEKKLQFAARQAARTEILLHEEAGFLEADEGEDTTSITQHDLAGVVDITSAQKFFELKLPDFGPYSVNYTRNGRFLLMGGVKGHVAAIDWMTKKLLCEVNVMETVNDVKWLHQETMFAVAQRQWTYMYDNQGIELHCLKKLDCVLRMEFLPFHFLLASANSKGYLSYIDVSIGEKVAGYSTQMGRLDVMCQNPSNAIVTLGHSGGTVTMWCPKLKEPVVKMLCHQSGVRSVAIEQAGQYMATSGIDRTLKIWDLRTYKMLHSYKVPMGAGQMAFSQQGLLATGMGNIVQVYKDSCRQEVKAPYLTHNLTSSVRSLQFCPYEDVLGVGHSTGFSSLIIPGAGEANFDALESNPYQTKQQRKEAEVKMLLEKIPSDMIHLDSSMIVQVDKKGLQETIEEHNKIKYLKPQKMEYEPRYKAKGKSRGQKVVQQKKGVIEEQKREIIKEALVEKQTGNRAKEVNKHRQGNVLDRFKRKVD; from the exons ATGGAGGCCAACGTTACAAAG CCCTTTGTGAAGAAGAAACAAAACATGAAGCGCTACTTCATGGAAGGGGATGGCAAGGAATTATCAACAAATAAAGCTTCCAAAGACATGAAAAAACATTCTCCAGAAAAGAAGGGCTCAAAACCTATTGGTGAAAAG AGATTCAAAAAGCCAATCAAGATGAGAACATATTCTGACAAAGATGGGCAACAAAAGACTCAGCAGgtgttcaaaattgacattagCAAAACCGAGAGACACAGAAAATGGCAGATGAAAAAGCAACGTCAGGCGCAGGGAGAACAGAGGAAACTGCAACACAGAAAACACATGCGAGAG CAACAGGATCCATTTCCTGGGGATGCACCCATACCCAAGGAACGCATACAGAAATATGAGCGTGGGGAACACATCAAAGAC ACGGGTACCCGTACAGGTCAAGGGTCGAGGAAGCTGGCTGAGCAGGAGAAGAAGCTGCAGTTTGCTGCCAGACAGGCTGCCCGCACAGAGATCCTGCTCCATGAAGAGGCAGG GTTCCTAGAGGCAGATGAGGGTGAGGACACGACCTCCATCACACAACACGACCTGGCAGGGGTGGTGGACATCACTAGCGCCCAGAAA TTTTTCGAGTTAAAGCTCCCTGACTTTGGCCCCTACAGTGTCAACTACACTCGTAACGGGCGGTTCCTACTGATGGGAGGGGTCAAAGGTCATGTGGCGGCCATTGATTGGATGACCAAGAAGCTTCTGTGTGAGGTTAACGTCATGGAAACGGTCAATGATGTCAA GTGGCTGCACCAGGAGACAATGTTCGCTGTCGCCCAGAGACAGTGGACCTACATGTACGACAACCAAGGCATAGAGCTGCATTGTCTTAAGAAGCTggactgcgtactgcgcatggaGTTCCTGCCCTTTCACTTCCTCCTGGCCTCAGCG AACTCGAAGGGCTACCTGTCATACATTGACGTGTCTATAGGGGAGAAGGTGGCAGGGTACAGCACACAGATGGGCAGACTGGATGTCATGTGTCAGAATCCCAGCAATGCCATAGTCACCCTTGGGCATTCTGGCG GCACAGTCACAATGTGGTGTCCAAAGCTGAAGGAGCCAGTGGTCAAGATGCTCTGCCATCAGTCAGGCGTGCGGTCAGTGGCCATAGAGCAGGCTGGACA GTACATGGCCACATCAGGTATAGACCGCACCCTGAAGATCTGGGACCTCCGTACCTACAAGATGCTGCACTCCTACAAGGTGCCCATGGGGGCAGGGCAGATGGCCTTCAGTCAGCAAGGGCTACTGGCCACAGGCATGGGCAATATTGTACAG GTGTATAAAGACAGCTGTAGACAGGAAGTGAAGGCTCCCTACCTTACCCACAATCTCACATCGTCTGTACGCAGTCTGCAGTTTTGTCCATATGAAGATGTTCTTGGAGTAGGGCACAGCACTGGCTTTAGCAGTCTTATCATACCAG GTGCTGGAGAGGCAAACTTTGATGCCCTGGAGAGCAATCCATACCAAACCAAGCAACAGAGAAAGGAAGCGGAAGTGAAAATGCTGCTTGAAAAG ATTCCTTCTGATATGATACACCTGGACTCAAGCATGATTGTTCAGGTGGACAAGAAGGGACTCCAGGAAACAATAGAGGAACACAACAAGATCAAG tatttgaAGCCCCAAAAGATGGAGTATGAGCCCCGTTACAAGGCAAAGGGAAAATCTAGGGGCCAGAAAGTCGTGCAGCAAAAGAAAGGGGTGATTGAAGAGCAGAAAAGGGAGATTATAAAGGAAGCTCTTGTGGAGAAACAAACCGGCAATCGTGCAAAGGAAGTGAAtaaacatagacaaggaaatgtTTTGGACAGATTTAAGCGAAAGGTCGATTAA